From Oenanthe melanoleuca isolate GR-GAL-2019-014 chromosome 4, OMel1.0, whole genome shotgun sequence:
AAGTTTTAAGAAGGATAAGACCAAACAGTTGGCAAATTTCTCTGCCCAGTTTCCTCCAGAGGAGTGGCCACTAAGGGACGAGGACACTCCTACCACTATACCTAGAGAGGTAGAAATGGAGATTATTAGGCGCATTAACCCAGACTTGACTGTGGAAAATGTCATGAGACACACTGCACTAATGAAGAaacttgaagaagaaaaagctcaACGAAGCAAAGCAGGGTCTTCAGCTCACCACAGTGGACGAAGTAAAAAGAGCAGGAATCACAGAAAGTCTCATGGGAAATCGAGGTCGCACAGCAAGACCCGGGTGTCCAAAGGAGACCCATCTGATGGCTCTCATTTGGATATACCTGCTGAAAGGGAGTATGAGTTCTATGATCCCTTGACTCGATCGCCACGGGAGGGCTGTTTTATAATAGAACACAAGGGAGATAATTATATAATGCACAGCAATCCTAACATGATTGAATCTCACTTTCCCATGACACCAGAGTGGGATGTGTCTGGTGAATTGGCCAAAAGAAGAACTGAAATGCCTTTCCCTGAGCCTTCCAGGGGAAGCTCCCACTCCAAGGTCCATCGGAGCCACAGCCATACACAGGATAGAAGATCAAGGAATGAGCGGTCCAGTAAGGCTAAAGAAAGGTCTAGATCCATGGATAACTCCAAGGGACCTCTGGGCTCAGCGACTTTAGGCACACCTGAAGATATAGGTGAAGGCTGTAGCCCAGATGACCAAACAACTAGCCAAACTTACATTGATGATAGTACCTTAAGGCCATCTCAGTCACTCAGTCATCAAAGGGCTCTGATTTCATCTGCAAGCTACAAAGAGACTTGCATCCCTGAAATAGCCGGGGGCAATGTAGAAACCCCCAGTTCTTGTAGCCTATTGGAACAAGGCAAGCCTACAGAGAATTTGCCATCATATAGTGAGCTCAACTCCTGCACAACAAAATCTGCAGTTGATGACTATTTTCAGTGCAACACATCCAGTGAGACTGTGCTTACTGCTCCATCACCACTGGGAAAGAATAAAGAGGATCATGATACACTAACAGGGACAGATGGgctaaaaaaaattactcccaCAGAAAGACAGTCTCAACATATTGCTAGGGAGCCTGGGGTGCACAAGGAGGAGTCCCCAAAGGGCCCAAGCAGTGGTTCAGTAACTGCTGGCCAGACTCCAGAGGTGATTGCCAATGGGCGGCTGGTTCAACACCATAGCACTGAATCAAGCAGCCTtgataaaaggaaagaaatatttagcAAGGATACTCTCTTTAAGCCTCTGCACAACACTCTTTCTGTGAATAGTTATCATAAGTCTAACACACCTCTGCTAAAGCCCCATCAAAAGACCCCCTCTGACACATTGCCCATCAGATGTGAGAAACTTGAACAAGCGATGGTAACCTCAGTCACACAAGTCATGCCTGTTTCTCAGAGACAGCAAGAGACAGCTGGGAACCAGGAGGCCTCCTTTGACTACTACAACGTATCTGATGATGATGACTCGGAGGaaggaaacaacaaaaatgcCGAGGAAGAAAAGAACAGGGATGATGTTGGTACGATGCAATGGCTCctagagagagaaaaggaaagggatcTACAGCGAAAGTTTGAGAAGAATCTTACTCTTCTCACCCcgaaggaaacagaaaatagcaACAACCAGAGAGCCACCCACTCAGCCCGCCTGGACAgcatggacagcagcagcattacTGTGGACAGCGGGTTCAACTCTCCACGGTAGGACTGTCACATTCATTGCAGCTTTACAGACTAGGAAGTTCCATTTATGGTTTTATGGGTGTGTGATATTGGTGACAGAATGCAGggctgttttaaaaattttcacatGTTTTCAGACAGTGTTTTTTCTACAGCTCTCACAGCCTCTATTCAGATGTGTGGGTTTCCCACTATGCAGTAAGAAACCAATGACCATTTGGAGCATTGACTCTGTATTAgttcattttctgtttgctgaaaACTTCCCtgtatccttttttttctgtattaaactTGTGTTTGCTTTTAGAATAACAGGGATGAGCTACTGCAtactcttccctttccctctaAGATACCATCAACAAGACTAATGGAAAGGCTAGGCATGACCGGATGGCATAATGTTTGGctcagacaaaaagaaaaacaaattatattgTTTTGTGTATGGGCTTCCTTGttagttttcttaaaaaattttGGCAGTGTATCTAGTCGTCATTTCAAACTGGTAAGACTGGAATAGCCACTCCCCAGTTAAAAGTGCTCAGGATATTTGAACTTCAGGTGTAACTTAACACTGAGAGAGAGGTGCCTTTTCTAAGATACTTGGGAAAAGAGTCCAGATGTTTGTATGTGGTGGTGCAGGTTAGTAATTACTATTCCAGGGATTTCAGGCATTGTGGATGCCTCAGTGTGCTAGAAGTCTTACAAATGTAGGGAGTAGAGAGATGCTGGTGCATTCCCTGGCCTGGTGATTTCATAAGTTCATTTCCAGGTTAAGAATCCTTTACGCCAGCCTTCTTCCTTGTCTGTCTGACCTTTGGCACTCCTAGGTCCTTGATGGAATGGAGCATGACCAGTTTTGTTTGACCTGCATAGCAACTCATCAGAGTTCAGAACAATGACTCTAAGAATGTAGAAATAATTTACAGTAGTAGTTCTCTTAGAGTGGCTTACTCAACCTTAAATTATTTATTgcctgtgtttaaaaataaaacctccaaGACTGATTTAGTATTACGTGGAAAAAATggaggggttttgtttggttttttctcactttttaaattttcccctGTAAATGGTgttctttttcctcagaaatatgtattttttgaCATCAATAGCAAAGGCCCTCAGAAAGGCATGTGAAGGATTTGCTGTTTCTACACAGGactaaatttcattttcagttgaAGTCCTGTCAGtctggaagaaattctttggaTTTGATGATTACTCCCACTTATGTTAATGACAAGACAGAAATGAGTGAGGCTGATGCAGCTTGCAGTGATGTATCGAACTACAGCAGGCTTCTAGTGAATGTATATTTTTTCTGagtaaaaaatctgaaacataATTTGAGTAAATTGTGCCACTAACACTGAGTCCACTCTAAAAAAGAGGCTTGAGAAGGCTTTGAATTTATGTTATTCATTGTTCTGCAGATGCCTGACATCTTTCTCACATAGAACTGTTGCATGAAAATGTTtgcacttttcctttttaaatgagATCTCTTCCAGTAATTGAAGTGCTATAGTTGCAGTCAGTTTTTGTGGGGGAATATGTTGAGGTATTTGCCTGTCTCACTCTGCAGAGTATGAGACTCTCCTCCAGGATAGGATATCAACTGGATTAAAAACCAGTTCTTGGACTACTGTTTTGTATGCTAGATGAACttcaaaattgtatttctgattAATGCAATGGtagacatttttttccctaattattttcacaaaagCTAAAATTTCTGTTTATGTTAAACTTAGCTAGCAAGAGAACAGGATGTGGTGAGCATGGATTTAGTGCTGCTATACTACTTTGTTTAAATCAAAAGGGAAACAGATGAGCAACTTTTAATTATGTTTGTGTTCCACAAAtcctttttagtttttcttttttttttttttaattttactgtttaCTAATTAACAAATGTCATTTTTTGGCAGGCCAGCTAAAGTAagcctaaaaaaacccaaaccaaaacattctgtagggtattttgttttgtcagaCTGGCATATATTCTGGATATTTCAAAGCTTTTTCATGAGCTTTGaatcaaaattattaaattttatgaTTTTGCTGAGTTTGGGTCACGTCTTGGTATAAGTCTCCAAAAATAAATTGAGCTGAGAGTGAATTCAGCCCTTTGACTAAAAGTACCatgttgttattattatctTACcttataataaaaaatgtattccACAGCCCTTTCCCAGGAAATACAAAATAGCTGTCCAGGATCCATCTGGTAAGATTCAGCTAGGTGTGACAGTGTCCTTTAGCAGATGCCATGGGAAGAATATAAAAGCAGGTAGTGCATATAGTGATGTTCCTCAGGTATATTCTTCTAGCCTCCACTGATGATGTAACTCTGCTTCCTGAGGTGGGGTGCTATCTTTTCATTCAAACTGAAGTATGCAACATTGTTTAGGGAATCAAAATTACCAATTTCAcactataaaagaaaaaaaatatttttaaagtctgaTGAATTGAAAAAaggacagtaaaaaaaaatttgaaagaaatggCTGCCGTTAAAGAGATTTGCAATGGTTATTTGACTTCCAAAGTATTTGGGTTCAAAATGTGTGAACATATTAATCacctttgggaaaaaaagcctcGCAATATTTTGTCCATTGCTTTTATGCAAGTTATATATAGTAAATGTTAATTGTCaagattaattttattcctttatttttagaGCTTATATGATACTGTTGTTCCTTTGTCACCTAAAGAAAGCTAATTTTGGCATTACTCTGCATGCAAAATTTTCAGTGCAGTTTTTGTGTGTATATGTTGTAATGGTCAATTTGTAACATCGGGGTTGAGCATGTCTGAAGATCTGGAATTGGTGGTCCCATAAATAATGATACAATACTAAATCATCTCTGAAAACTAAGATTTGCAtctattttcattaaaaagcagagggagaggaataaaaaaaaatgagcaagaGAAGTGCGCCATACATCATTGCAGCTCACAGGAGTCATTTACTATGTGTGTCAACCATTATAGCTCTTTGGAACTATGGACAATAAGAGTCATTGGCAGAAGGATATCAGTACCATC
This genomic window contains:
- the STOX2 gene encoding storkhead-box protein 2 isoform X3, with the protein product MSPITQSQFIPLGEILCLAISAMNSARKQVTQEALMEHLTTCFPGVPTPSPEILRHTLNMLVRERKIYPTPDGYFIVTPQTYFITPSLIRTNSKWYHLDERIPDRSQCTSPQQGTITPSTSGCVRDRTLPKNHCDSCHCCREDMHSMHASTLQRKSAKDCKDSYCPPSLCQVPPTEKSKSTVNFSYKSETLTKPKDVEKQSKKFGLKLFRLSFKKDKTKQLANFSAQFPPEEWPLRDEDTPTTIPREVEMEIIRRINPDLTVENVMRHTALMKKLEEEKAQRSKAGSSAHHSGRSKKSRNHRKSHGKSRSHSKTRVSKGDPSDGSHLDIPAEREYEFYDPLTRSPREGCFIIEHKGDNYIMHSNPNMIESHFPMTPEWDVSGELAKRRTEMPFPEPSRGSSHSKVHRSHSHTQDRRSRNERSSKAKERSRSMDNSKGPLGSATLGTPEDIGEGCSPDDQTTSQTYIDDSTLRPSQSLSHQRALISSASYKETCIPEIAGGNVETPSSCSLLEQGKPTENLPSYSELNSCTTKSAVDDYFQCNTSSETVLTAPSPLGKNKEDHDTLTGTDGLKKITPTERQSQHIAREPGVHKEESPKGPSSGSVTAGQTPEVIANGRLVQHHSTESSSLDKRKEIFSKDTLFKPLHNTLSVNSYHKSNTPLLKPHQKTPSDTLPIRCEKLEQAMVTSVTQVMPVSQRQQETAGNQEASFDYYNVSDDDDSEEGNNKNAEEEKNRDDVGTMQWLLEREKERDLQRKFEKNLTLLTPKETENSNNQRATHSARLDSMDSSSITVDSGFNSPRTRESLASNTSSIVESNRRQNPALSPAHGGAGPTFNFRATADPPTSEAEKLQKPGNCLQASVTSV
- the STOX2 gene encoding storkhead-box protein 2 isoform X2, giving the protein MKKTRSTTLRRAWPSSDFSDRASDRMRSRSEKDYRLHKHFPPAFISQASRGYMTSGDVSPISMSPITQSQFIPLGEILCLAISAMNSARKQVTQEALMEHLTTCFPGVPTPSPEILRHTLNMLVRERKIYPTPDGYFIVTPQTYFITPSLIRTNSKWYHLDERIPDRSQCTSPQQGTITPSTSGCVRDRTLPKNHCDSCHCCREDMHSMHASTLQRKSAKDCKDSYCPPSLCQVPPTEKSKSTVNFSYKSETLTKPKDVEKQSKKFGLKLFRLSFKKDKTKQLANFSAQFPPEEWPLRDEDTPTTIPREVEMEIIRRINPDLTVENVMRHTALMKKLEEEKAQRSKAGSSAHHSGRSKKSRNHRKSHGKSRSHSKTRVSKGDPSDGSHLDIPAEREYEFYDPLTRSPREGCFIIEHKGDNYIMHSNPNMIESHFPMTPEWDVSGELAKRRTEMPFPEPSRGSSHSKVHRSHSHTQDRRSRNERSSKAKERSRSMDNSKGPLGSATLGTPEDIGEGCSPDDQTTSQTYIDDSTLRPSQSLSHQRALISSASYKETCIPEIAGGNVETPSSCSLLEQGKPTENLPSYSELNSCTTKSAVDDYFQCNTSSETVLTAPSPLGKNKEDHDTLTGTDGLKKITPTERQSQHIAREPGVHKEESPKGPSSGSVTAGQTPEVIANGRLVQHHSTESSSLDKRKEIFSKDTLFKPLHNTLSVNSYHKSNTPLLKPHQKTPSDTLPIRCEKLEQAMVTSVTQVMPVSQRQQETAGNQEASFDYYNVSDDDDSEEGNNKNAEEEKNRDDVGTMQWLLEREKERDLQRKFEKNLTLLTPKETENSNNQRATHSARLDSMDSSSITVDSGFNSPRTRESLASNTSSIVESNRRQNPALSPAHGGAGPTFNFRATADPPTSEAEKLQKPGNCLQASVTSV
- the STOX2 gene encoding storkhead-box protein 2 isoform X1, whose protein sequence is MPRRPERCLQIAPHSLAIVLDAAAGGRPGADGAGAGAGAGPAAELGRHRIGYEIFADFKRENMQHFWDRRATAAVAETFFLGWIDEQVLLVQGKEEHLEVLRQGWARRSLKPPSGFHIKCLGDVSPISMSPITQSQFIPLGEILCLAISAMNSARKQVTQEALMEHLTTCFPGVPTPSPEILRHTLNMLVRERKIYPTPDGYFIVTPQTYFITPSLIRTNSKWYHLDERIPDRSQCTSPQQGTITPSTSGCVRDRTLPKNHCDSCHCCREDMHSMHASTLQRKSAKDCKDSYCPPSLCQVPPTEKSKSTVNFSYKSETLTKPKDVEKQSKKFGLKLFRLSFKKDKTKQLANFSAQFPPEEWPLRDEDTPTTIPREVEMEIIRRINPDLTVENVMRHTALMKKLEEEKAQRSKAGSSAHHSGRSKKSRNHRKSHGKSRSHSKTRVSKGDPSDGSHLDIPAEREYEFYDPLTRSPREGCFIIEHKGDNYIMHSNPNMIESHFPMTPEWDVSGELAKRRTEMPFPEPSRGSSHSKVHRSHSHTQDRRSRNERSSKAKERSRSMDNSKGPLGSATLGTPEDIGEGCSPDDQTTSQTYIDDSTLRPSQSLSHQRALISSASYKETCIPEIAGGNVETPSSCSLLEQGKPTENLPSYSELNSCTTKSAVDDYFQCNTSSETVLTAPSPLGKNKEDHDTLTGTDGLKKITPTERQSQHIAREPGVHKEESPKGPSSGSVTAGQTPEVIANGRLVQHHSTESSSLDKRKEIFSKDTLFKPLHNTLSVNSYHKSNTPLLKPHQKTPSDTLPIRCEKLEQAMVTSVTQVMPVSQRQQETAGNQEASFDYYNVSDDDDSEEGNNKNAEEEKNRDDVGTMQWLLEREKERDLQRKFEKNLTLLTPKETENSNNQRATHSARLDSMDSSSITVDSGFNSPRTRESLASNTSSIVESNRRQNPALSPAHGGAGPTFNFRATADPPTSEAEKLQKPGNCLQASVTSV